From the genome of Bradyrhizobium elkanii USDA 76, one region includes:
- the glyA gene encoding serine hydroxymethyltransferase produces MPSFRNELHLNDSEVALALEGEERRQQDGVELIPSENYTYPEVLELLGSVFTNKYSEGYPGRRYYGGQEFTDQIENLARQRACALFRAEHANVQPLSGSPMNQAVYLGLLQPGDTILAMDLSHGGHLTHGAPVSHMGRLFNFARYKTQPSNGGAIDFDGLRAMARHVRPKLVLCGYSSYPRDLDYASFKSIADEVGALTMADVSHYGGLIAGNALRNPLDAGFDVMTTTSHKTLRGPRGGIVLCRREFAGKIDASVFPGLQGGPHMNVVAGTAVTLKKASTSDFQAYAGLVIRNAKVLAEALMERGMTLITGGTDNHMMVVDTVASVGLDGGAAENILDAVGITANKQIIPDDPRPPLKPSGIRLGTPAATTRGMGEPEMRLIAELIAGSLRSKGDAAVVKRLRSNSVEMCRAFPVPGIAPPS; encoded by the coding sequence ATGCCGTCATTCCGCAATGAACTCCACCTCAACGATTCGGAAGTTGCCCTTGCGCTCGAGGGCGAAGAGCGCCGCCAGCAAGACGGCGTCGAGCTGATTCCGTCGGAAAATTACACCTATCCCGAGGTTCTCGAGCTGCTCGGGTCGGTGTTCACCAACAAGTATTCCGAGGGCTATCCGGGGCGCCGCTATTACGGCGGCCAGGAATTTACCGACCAGATAGAGAACCTTGCCCGACAGCGAGCTTGCGCGCTGTTCCGCGCCGAACATGCCAACGTTCAGCCTCTGTCCGGGTCGCCAATGAACCAGGCCGTGTATCTCGGCCTGCTGCAGCCCGGCGATACGATATTGGCGATGGACCTGTCACACGGCGGCCATCTCACCCATGGCGCGCCCGTGTCGCACATGGGGCGGCTCTTCAACTTCGCCCGCTACAAGACGCAGCCGTCAAACGGCGGCGCCATCGATTTCGATGGGCTCCGCGCCATGGCCCGGCACGTCCGTCCGAAGCTGGTGCTGTGCGGCTACAGCTCCTATCCGCGCGATCTGGATTATGCGTCCTTCAAGAGTATCGCCGATGAGGTGGGTGCACTGACCATGGCCGACGTCAGCCATTACGGCGGCCTGATCGCCGGCAACGCCTTGCGCAATCCGCTCGATGCGGGCTTCGACGTGATGACGACGACATCGCACAAGACGCTTCGCGGACCGCGCGGCGGCATCGTTCTTTGTCGCCGGGAGTTCGCCGGCAAGATCGACGCGTCGGTGTTCCCGGGATTGCAGGGAGGTCCGCACATGAACGTTGTGGCCGGAACCGCGGTCACGCTGAAGAAGGCATCGACATCCGATTTTCAGGCCTATGCAGGGCTGGTCATCCGTAACGCGAAGGTCCTGGCCGAAGCGTTGATGGAACGCGGCATGACCTTGATCACCGGCGGAACCGACAATCACATGATGGTCGTGGATACGGTGGCCAGCGTCGGCCTGGACGGCGGCGCGGCCGAGAACATCCTCGACGCCGTCGGGATCACCGCAAACAAGCAGATCATTCCCGACGATCCGCGTCCGCCGCTCAAGCCGAGCGGCATTCGCCTCGGGACGCCGGCGGCGACCACGCGCGGCATGGGCGAGCCCGAAATGCGCCTCATCGCCGAGCTCATTGCGGGATCCCTCCGGTCGAAGGGAGATGCAGCGGTCGTCAAGCGACTGAGGTCGAACAGCGTCGAGATGTGCCGCGCTTTCCCCGTTCCGGGGATCGCACCGCCCTCATAG
- a CDS encoding response regulator transcription factor, producing the protein MSHAARTIMLVDDHAVVREGYRAMLQKQPDLCVVAEASDGVEAYRLYKETGPDLVIMDLSMPGIGGIEAIRRLRQWDRRAKILVFTMHQNAAFAVQAIRAGASGYVTKTSPPETLVHAVMDALSGKIAISPDIDHELALSHLAGERKAADLLTAREFEVLRMLLAENTTEEIAEALHLSPKTVANLHSLIKDKLGVGTDIELVRLALRQGILTQLDLGER; encoded by the coding sequence ATGAGCCATGCGGCGCGAACCATCATGCTGGTTGACGACCACGCCGTCGTTCGGGAGGGCTACCGGGCGATGCTGCAGAAGCAGCCGGACCTCTGCGTCGTCGCCGAAGCCTCCGACGGCGTCGAGGCCTACCGCCTCTACAAGGAGACCGGGCCCGACCTCGTCATCATGGACCTGTCGATGCCCGGCATCGGCGGCATCGAGGCCATCCGCCGCCTCCGGCAGTGGGACAGGCGCGCAAAAATCCTGGTGTTCACCATGCACCAGAACGCGGCCTTTGCCGTGCAGGCGATCCGCGCCGGCGCGAGCGGCTATGTCACCAAGACCAGCCCGCCGGAGACGCTGGTGCACGCCGTGATGGATGCGCTGTCGGGCAAGATCGCGATCAGCCCGGATATCGACCACGAGCTCGCGCTCAGCCACCTTGCCGGCGAGAGGAAGGCTGCCGACCTCCTGACCGCGCGGGAATTCGAGGTGCTGCGGATGCTGCTCGCGGAGAACACCACCGAGGAGATCGCCGAGGCGCTGCACCTCAGCCCCAAGACGGTCGCGAACCTGCATTCCCTGATCAAGGACAAGCTCGGCGTCGGCACCGATATCGAGTTGGTCCGCCTCGCGCTGCGGCAAGGCATCCTGACGCAGCTCGATCTCGGCGAACGCTGA
- a CDS encoding sensor histidine kinase — MWIWSGSDLKLRLTLRVAIVSTLCFAVISGYFLVEADRSVRGRIAAVADVAAKTLELQQSKIQWLNNARSDFPDLDSVAATVMTPGLCIAFRSNSGEISQRFCGGAQADQAAPPLAFAALYRRLFDPGRETVRQVVSRGNAVGEAVAWIDPAVPTAEAWHDAGRLMAVFMIALPLLCALVYAALARALRPTRQIRDGLERIAAGDLAARLPPFDLAELSAIGDVFNQLAERLAAALSDRNALTQKLILVQDEERRHLARELHDEFGQSLAAIRALAASARQTAAADCPPLLAECDGIARTATGMMETLRGALFRLRPPDVDELGLAASLEGLVASWNGRSRGQPRFEITISGSFERLAASVGANLYRIVQEALTNAAKHAGATRVMLRLEMREAAPGGGDSAIVLAIDDDGQPGDLQGDPQLKSGLGLLGMRERVAALGGRLSFETGQPSGSSLRVIVPVAASREAAPVERAA; from the coding sequence ATGTGGATTTGGTCCGGAAGCGATCTGAAACTGCGGCTGACGTTGCGCGTGGCGATCGTCTCGACGCTCTGCTTTGCCGTCATCTCCGGCTATTTCCTGGTCGAGGCCGACCGCTCGGTGCGCGGGCGGATCGCGGCCGTTGCCGATGTCGCCGCCAAGACGCTGGAGCTGCAGCAGAGCAAGATCCAATGGTTGAACAATGCGCGTTCCGACTTTCCCGATCTCGACAGCGTTGCCGCTACGGTCATGACGCCGGGACTGTGCATCGCCTTTCGCAGCAATAGCGGCGAGATCAGCCAACGCTTCTGCGGCGGCGCGCAAGCCGATCAGGCCGCGCCGCCGCTGGCCTTCGCGGCGCTCTATCGCCGCCTGTTCGATCCCGGCCGCGAGACTGTACGGCAGGTGGTTTCGCGCGGCAACGCCGTCGGCGAGGCTGTGGCCTGGATCGATCCGGCGGTGCCGACCGCCGAGGCCTGGCACGATGCCGGCCGGCTGATGGCGGTGTTCATGATCGCGCTGCCGCTGCTCTGCGCCCTGGTCTATGCGGCGCTGGCGCGCGCGCTGCGTCCGACGCGGCAGATCCGCGACGGGCTCGAACGGATCGCCGCAGGCGACCTCGCCGCGCGCCTGCCGCCGTTCGATCTCGCCGAACTGTCGGCGATCGGCGACGTCTTCAACCAGCTCGCCGAGCGCCTCGCTGCCGCGCTCTCCGACCGCAACGCGCTGACGCAGAAACTGATCCTGGTGCAGGACGAGGAACGCCGGCACCTCGCGCGCGAGCTGCATGACGAATTCGGGCAGTCGCTGGCCGCCATCCGTGCGCTCGCCGCCTCGGCGCGCCAGACCGCGGCCGCGGATTGCCCGCCTTTGCTCGCCGAATGCGACGGCATCGCGCGGACCGCGACCGGCATGATGGAGACGCTGCGCGGCGCCCTCTTCCGGCTCCGCCCGCCCGATGTCGACGAACTCGGACTTGCGGCCAGCCTCGAAGGCCTGGTCGCTAGCTGGAACGGCCGCAGCCGGGGACAGCCGCGGTTCGAGATCACCATATCGGGATCGTTCGAGCGCCTTGCCGCCTCCGTCGGCGCCAACCTCTACCGCATCGTGCAGGAGGCGCTCACCAACGCCGCCAAGCATGCCGGCGCCACGCGCGTGATGCTGCGGCTTGAGATGCGCGAGGCGGCGCCCGGCGGCGGGGACAGCGCGATCGTGCTCGCGATCGACGATGACGGCCAGCCCGGCGATCTACAAGGCGATCCCCAGCTCAAGTCCGGCCTCGGCCTGCTCGGCATGCGCGAACGGGTCGCCGCGCTGGGCGGGCGGCTCAGCTTCGAGACCGGACAGCCCAGCGGCTCATCGCTCCGCGTCATCGTTCCCGTCGCGGCCAGCCGAGAGGCCGCACCGGTGGAGCGCGCGGCATGA
- a CDS encoding DUF3280 domain-containing protein: MRQSRLVLLSVALIGLLAGSCPLRAEAGRATASPLGVSIHDFGYVDTSGEVIDQTAAHQRRLDAFMRALRADVAAEPRYRLVSSAAPAGEARIKVVGGVQKMSTLVQWAKVAVIDVEANQVLYEKLYTFRGDTDEAWDHARMFVSREVRGVLAAVLPPGQTAAAAPIGLAVFAFELEDTSAAPSSGLADADAAYLADVTKGVRDRLAQSGRYRLVDTGGATAEPVKARALRDCDGCEAAIAQQLGADQSLIGVIRRVSRTEYTIGFQLRDARSGAVVSRGDSGLRMGADYSWTRGAVRLVGDRLLEGAAQR, from the coding sequence ATGCGTCAGTCCCGTCTCGTTCTGCTCTCTGTTGCCTTGATCGGCCTGCTGGCCGGATCTTGTCCGCTGCGCGCCGAAGCCGGCAGGGCGACGGCATCCCCGCTTGGCGTCAGCATCCACGATTTCGGCTATGTTGATACGTCAGGCGAGGTGATCGACCAGACCGCCGCGCATCAGAGGCGGCTCGATGCGTTCATGCGCGCGCTGCGCGCCGACGTCGCCGCGGAGCCGCGCTATCGCCTGGTGTCATCGGCGGCGCCCGCAGGCGAGGCCCGGATCAAGGTGGTCGGCGGCGTGCAGAAGATGAGTACGCTGGTGCAGTGGGCCAAGGTGGCGGTCATCGATGTCGAAGCGAACCAGGTGCTCTACGAGAAGCTCTACACGTTTCGCGGCGACACTGATGAGGCATGGGACCATGCGCGGATGTTCGTGTCGCGCGAGGTGCGCGGCGTCCTCGCGGCCGTGCTGCCGCCGGGGCAGACCGCCGCTGCGGCGCCGATCGGGCTTGCGGTGTTCGCATTCGAGCTCGAGGACACGTCCGCGGCGCCGTCGTCCGGCCTTGCCGACGCCGATGCAGCCTACCTCGCCGATGTCACCAAGGGCGTGCGTGACCGGCTTGCGCAGTCGGGCCGCTACCGCCTGGTCGATACCGGCGGCGCGACCGCGGAGCCCGTCAAGGCGCGTGCGCTGCGTGACTGCGACGGCTGCGAAGCCGCGATTGCGCAACAGCTCGGCGCCGATCAATCGCTGATCGGCGTGATCAGGCGGGTCAGCCGGACCGAATACACGATCGGCTTCCAGCTGCGCGACGCCCGCAGCGGCGCGGTCGTCTCGCGCGGCGACAGCGGCCTGCGGATGGGAGCCGATTATTCCTGGACCCGTGGCGCGGTCCGCCTAGTCGGCGACCGCCTGCTCGAGGGGGCGGCGCAGCGCTAG
- a CDS encoding amino acid ABC transporter substrate-binding protein: MRLPAILFALTLAASPATAEELSGTLQKIKEAKKVTLGFQEASVPFSYLDDNQRPIGFALDICLKIVDAVKKELGVSDIAVDYLPVTSSNRIPLMVNGTIDLHCSATTNSADRQKQVTFTNTHFLSATRFAAKKSAGINTIDDLKGKSVTAVAGSVNLTQLIKVNTERKLGINVLPAKDQAEAFLMLETDRAEAYALDDVQLAVAIARSKQPSFYMISEEAFSKAEPFGIMLRREDTPFKALADRATAELYKSPEIEVMYRKWLEAPTPPKGINYNVPMSPALRHAFANPSSSFDPDVYEVAK, translated from the coding sequence ATGCGTTTGCCCGCCATCCTCTTCGCTCTCACGCTCGCCGCAAGCCCCGCGACGGCCGAAGAGCTGTCGGGCACGCTGCAGAAGATCAAGGAGGCGAAGAAGGTCACGCTCGGCTTTCAGGAGGCTTCCGTTCCCTTCAGCTATCTCGACGACAATCAGCGGCCGATCGGCTTTGCGCTCGACATCTGCCTGAAGATCGTTGATGCCGTGAAGAAGGAGCTCGGCGTATCTGACATCGCCGTCGACTACCTCCCGGTGACCTCGTCGAACCGCATTCCGCTGATGGTCAACGGCACGATCGATCTGCATTGCTCGGCGACCACCAACAGCGCGGACCGCCAGAAGCAGGTGACCTTCACCAACACGCACTTCCTCAGCGCGACACGCTTTGCCGCCAAGAAATCCGCTGGGATCAACACGATCGACGATCTCAAGGGCAAGTCGGTCACCGCCGTTGCGGGCTCGGTGAACCTCACGCAGCTCATCAAGGTCAACACCGAACGCAAGCTCGGCATCAACGTTCTCCCGGCCAAGGACCAGGCCGAGGCGTTCCTGATGCTGGAGACCGATCGCGCCGAGGCCTACGCGCTCGACGACGTCCAGCTTGCCGTTGCGATCGCGCGGTCGAAGCAGCCTTCGTTCTACATGATCAGCGAGGAGGCGTTCTCGAAGGCAGAGCCGTTCGGCATCATGCTGCGCAGGGAGGACACCCCGTTCAAGGCGCTCGCCGACCGCGCCACGGCGGAACTCTACAAGAGCCCCGAGATCGAGGTCATGTACAGGAAATGGCTGGAAGCGCCGACCCCGCCGAAAGGTATCAATTACAACGTGCCGATGTCGCCGGCGCTGCGCCACGCTTTCGCCAATCCGAGCTCGAGCTTCGATCCCGATGTATACGAGGTTGCGAAGTAG
- a CDS encoding ABC transporter substrate-binding protein: MTTPFSLSRRSALGVLAGSLITGGARAETGAGGGTDLGGVTLRVAYYKGGWRQLLQAAGEDKTPYRIEWKELNNGVLHIEALNGDALDIGSGSEIPAMFAARQNAKVRFVAVTHEDLNIQVTVAAKDAPIHSIADLKGKRVGYVRATTAHYFLAKQLEEAGLAFGDIEAINLTPSDGYSAFASGKLDAWAIYGYNGQLAIAKQGARLLKTGAGYLSGNFPIYANPKAVDDPLRHAAVSDLLLRIQRAYAFANKNFPVYAAAQVAETHLPLQDILDQFARRSDDFALAGVTPDVPETHQKVADTFLKLGVLDARAEVGKFWDTSFNEAIAAGAARLAKL, from the coding sequence GTGACTACGCCATTTTCGCTTTCGCGACGTTCTGCGCTCGGCGTGCTTGCCGGAAGTCTGATCACCGGCGGTGCGCGCGCGGAAACCGGAGCGGGGGGCGGCACCGATCTCGGCGGCGTTACATTGCGCGTTGCCTACTACAAGGGCGGCTGGCGCCAGCTGTTGCAGGCCGCGGGCGAGGACAAGACGCCGTACAGGATCGAGTGGAAGGAGCTCAACAACGGTGTGCTCCACATCGAGGCCTTGAACGGGGACGCGCTCGACATCGGTTCGGGCAGCGAGATTCCGGCGATGTTCGCGGCGCGCCAGAATGCCAAGGTGCGCTTCGTCGCCGTCACCCATGAGGATCTCAACATCCAGGTCACGGTGGCGGCGAAAGACGCGCCGATCCATTCGATCGCCGATCTCAAGGGAAAGCGCGTCGGCTATGTGCGCGCGACCACGGCGCATTATTTCCTCGCCAAGCAACTCGAGGAAGCCGGCCTTGCGTTTGGCGATATCGAGGCCATCAATCTGACGCCGTCCGACGGCTATTCGGCCTTCGCCTCCGGCAAGCTCGATGCCTGGGCGATCTACGGTTATAACGGGCAGCTCGCGATCGCCAAGCAGGGCGCGCGGCTGCTCAAGACCGGCGCCGGCTATCTCTCGGGGAATTTCCCGATCTACGCCAATCCGAAGGCCGTCGACGATCCGCTGCGTCACGCGGCCGTGAGCGATCTGCTGCTGCGGATCCAGCGCGCTTATGCGTTCGCCAACAAGAATTTTCCGGTGTATGCGGCCGCGCAGGTGGCGGAGACGCATCTGCCGTTGCAGGACATCCTCGACCAGTTCGCCCGTCGCAGCGACGACTTCGCGCTCGCCGGGGTGACGCCTGACGTGCCGGAGACGCACCAGAAGGTCGCCGACACCTTCCTCAAGCTCGGCGTGCTCGACGCGCGCGCGGAGGTTGGAAAATTCTGGGACACCAGCTTCAACGAGGCGATCGCGGCGGGCGCAGCGAGGCTCGCGAAGCTCTGA
- a CDS encoding NADH:flavin oxidoreductase/NADH oxidase, whose translation MSDKLLFSPMTIRGVTLKNRIVVPPMHQYSAEKGFPTDWHLMNAGKFAAGGAGLVIVESTKVERRGCGTIGDLGIWDDKFIAPLSRLVGFIKQQSAVAGIQLGHSGRKARASRPWEGDRPLERTAEIEDWDAWTPVAPSAIAHSERWPVPRALDTHEVKDLVEAWGQAARRAHQAGFEVLELHGAHGYLVHEFLSGRSNQRNDEYGGSEANRMRFLIEVTEAVRVHWPDHKPLFVRLSVEDNAGWGSEQSARLARILKAEGVDVIDCSSGGISEMAPILGKEIKYNYQVPLAEYVRAHADIMTMAVGLIIHGDQAEQILRDKQADLIAVGREILNNPNWPMDAALKLGVEGPFRNVPPQFGYWLGTRAKRGFGTQPSTWQNGLRETGPKADERLTGG comes from the coding sequence ATGTCCGACAAGCTGCTGTTTTCGCCAATGACCATCCGCGGCGTCACGCTGAAGAACCGCATCGTGGTGCCGCCGATGCACCAGTATTCCGCCGAGAAGGGCTTTCCGACCGACTGGCACCTGATGAATGCCGGCAAGTTCGCCGCCGGCGGCGCCGGTCTCGTGATCGTCGAATCGACCAAGGTCGAGCGGCGCGGCTGCGGCACGATCGGCGATCTCGGCATCTGGGACGACAAGTTCATCGCGCCGCTCAGCCGCCTCGTCGGCTTCATCAAGCAGCAGAGCGCGGTCGCCGGCATCCAGCTCGGCCATTCCGGCCGCAAGGCGCGTGCGAGCCGGCCTTGGGAGGGCGACCGTCCGCTCGAACGCACCGCCGAGATCGAGGATTGGGATGCCTGGACGCCGGTGGCGCCGAGCGCGATCGCCCATAGCGAGCGCTGGCCGGTGCCGCGCGCGCTGGACACGCATGAGGTGAAGGACCTCGTCGAGGCCTGGGGGCAGGCGGCACGGCGCGCCCATCAGGCAGGGTTCGAGGTGCTGGAACTGCACGGCGCCCATGGCTATCTCGTGCACGAATTCCTCTCCGGGCGCTCCAACCAGCGCAACGATGAATATGGCGGCTCGGAAGCCAACCGGATGCGCTTCCTGATCGAGGTCACCGAGGCGGTGCGGGTGCACTGGCCGGATCACAAGCCGCTGTTCGTGCGGCTGTCGGTCGAGGACAATGCCGGCTGGGGCTCGGAGCAGAGCGCGCGGCTCGCCAGGATCCTGAAAGCCGAGGGCGTCGACGTGATCGACTGCTCATCGGGCGGAATCAGCGAGATGGCGCCGATCCTGGGCAAGGAGATCAAATACAACTATCAGGTGCCGCTCGCGGAATATGTCCGCGCCCATGCCGATATCATGACCATGGCGGTCGGCCTGATCATCCACGGGGACCAGGCCGAGCAAATCCTGCGTGATAAACAAGCAGATTTGATCGCGGTCGGCCGGGAAATCCTCAATAACCCGAACTGGCCGATGGACGCCGCGCTCAAGCTCGGCGTCGAGGGGCCGTTCCGCAATGTTCCTCCGCAGTTCGGCTATTGGCTG